A genomic stretch from Telmatocola sphagniphila includes:
- a CDS encoding DUF308 domain-containing protein, whose translation MSAETTPRTPIAGILVLLGLSAIILPILNAPITGLWVALSVILVALIAWLGSFFRGGVGREGFVAAFVFGFAGLITSAVVGEGKEKHTEGAKSQPVPQVAARPEPQAVQQPEVKPKKPLPLNAEAWEVFSKEGISVKLTKYRAGKINLLEFGRSQVPSKDDLLEVRLEITNSDPNKKRTYEQWPGSIFNAPKLEDDKGNRYQQVRFSFGLEVEGQTSGSEPIYSDKPLTEVLVFEKPVPGAKS comes from the coding sequence ATGTCTGCCGAAACAACGCCCCGCACACCAATCGCTGGAATACTTGTCCTTCTGGGACTTTCCGCCATCATTCTCCCAATTCTCAATGCACCGATCACAGGCCTATGGGTGGCCCTATCGGTCATCCTGGTCGCACTCATTGCATGGCTCGGATCCTTTTTCAGGGGCGGTGTCGGTCGGGAGGGCTTTGTCGCCGCGTTTGTGTTTGGCTTTGCCGGATTGATCACCAGTGCTGTTGTCGGGGAGGGAAAAGAGAAACACACGGAAGGAGCTAAGAGCCAGCCGGTTCCGCAGGTCGCCGCTCGTCCAGAGCCTCAAGCCGTTCAGCAACCGGAAGTCAAACCCAAGAAGCCGCTGCCGCTCAACGCAGAAGCCTGGGAGGTTTTTTCCAAAGAGGGTATAAGCGTGAAGCTCACCAAGTACCGAGCTGGGAAAATCAATTTGCTTGAGTTCGGAAGGTCCCAGGTCCCCTCGAAAGATGATCTGCTGGAGGTGCGGCTGGAGATTACCAACAGCGATCCGAATAAGAAGCGTACCTATGAGCAGTGGCCGGGCTCGATCTTCAATGCCCCCAAGCTGGAGGATGACAAAGGCAACAGATACCAGCAGGTTCGATTTTCCTTTGGTCTCGAAGTCGAAGGGCAGACGAGTGGATCCGAGCCCATCTATTCCGACAAGCCTCTCACTGAGGTTCTTGTATTCGAGAAGCCTGTCCCGGGAGCGAAAAGCTGA
- a CDS encoding PKD domain-containing protein — MTINYTLAGERTYKFTSSFSGSHIGVIYEWHFSDGTTSALAEPTHTFAGLGPYFASLTVRNDCGGETSEILNLCIPPSITGVSVSVDGYRVIVTVNYLGSYEHCVIDWNDGSSPTEGISQVHTYPPMPRTYTLTVTLSGCGQTVIVAANVAVPVGGPIDG; from the coding sequence GTGACGATCAATTACACTCTCGCCGGCGAGCGGACCTACAAGTTCACGTCCAGCTTCAGCGGCTCGCATATTGGCGTGATTTACGAATGGCACTTCAGCGACGGCACGACTTCCGCCCTGGCCGAGCCGACGCACACCTTCGCTGGCCTCGGGCCTTACTTCGCTTCGTTGACTGTGCGGAACGATTGCGGCGGCGAAACCTCGGAAATCCTCAATCTCTGCATCCCGCCATCGATCACCGGCGTCTCCGTATCCGTGGACGGCTACAGGGTCATTGTCACGGTGAATTACCTCGGCTCCTACGAGCACTGCGTCATCGACTGGAACGACGGTTCCTCGCCGACGGAGGGGATTTCGCAGGTCCATACCTATCCGCCTATGCCGCGAACTTACACGCTCACGGTGACGCTCAGCGGCTGCGGTCAGACCGTTATTGTGGCGGCGAATGTTGCCGTTCCTGTTGGAGGGCCAATCGATGGATAA
- a CDS encoding phage tail tape measure protein: MAADQKIAGYYVAFAIKGMRAAYEQVKAGVGEMLKAFKSVQESVDKMMSGMKKLGTVAAGLSASFLGLFGRGAMQGTVEADKLAAAWEYLSRVIGDSLAPYVRVLTDQLIGVAEAYRSLSPQTKDFAVKIALVGTAVGSVLAVGALIGPVIAGGFSLAAGAIGLLFTPMVGLIALFGAAGYAVYETFQLFSSSSSQASQDIQESNRSWILKLASGVADVVVFVAEKFNWVARQIVGVYDWLTKKTTWLLEKLRIVEKGTYDLVKNDPFKPWQINVDKVREGIEGIGKAVDENIPDWSDVKNKMSNFWEGLKANLEKAKNKGPGGGPGFNIKYTVAFESSQGTYDRLAQAFTGNAFKTEDIMKAQLGVQSDSQKILQDIARGIDRLAKRSNSAVVE, encoded by the coding sequence ATGGCCGCTGATCAGAAAATTGCCGGTTATTACGTCGCATTCGCCATCAAAGGGATGAGGGCTGCCTACGAACAGGTCAAGGCGGGTGTGGGCGAAATGCTGAAGGCATTCAAGTCCGTTCAGGAAAGCGTTGACAAGATGATGAGCGGCATGAAAAAGCTCGGAACCGTCGCGGCGGGCTTATCGGCTTCTTTCCTCGGGTTGTTCGGTCGCGGGGCCATGCAGGGGACGGTCGAGGCGGATAAGCTTGCGGCCGCGTGGGAGTATCTGTCGAGAGTCATCGGTGATAGTCTGGCTCCTTACGTTCGCGTCCTCACTGATCAGCTCATCGGCGTGGCCGAAGCGTATCGCTCACTTTCCCCGCAGACCAAAGATTTCGCCGTGAAGATCGCACTCGTCGGAACGGCGGTAGGCTCGGTTCTTGCGGTCGGTGCTCTGATCGGGCCGGTCATCGCGGGTGGCTTCAGCCTGGCCGCCGGAGCGATTGGGCTCCTCTTCACGCCGATGGTCGGGCTGATCGCTCTCTTCGGAGCCGCAGGGTATGCGGTGTACGAGACGTTCCAGCTGTTCAGCTCATCGAGCTCCCAAGCGTCCCAGGATATTCAAGAATCCAATCGCAGCTGGATTCTAAAGCTCGCTTCCGGCGTTGCGGACGTCGTGGTTTTCGTCGCCGAGAAATTCAACTGGGTGGCTCGCCAGATCGTCGGCGTCTACGACTGGCTGACGAAGAAGACGACCTGGCTACTTGAGAAGCTGCGGATCGTCGAAAAGGGAACTTATGACTTGGTGAAAAATGATCCCTTCAAGCCCTGGCAGATCAATGTCGACAAGGTCCGCGAGGGCATCGAGGGTATCGGGAAAGCGGTCGACGAAAACATCCCAGACTGGTCGGACGTCAAGAACAAGATGAGCAACTTCTGGGAAGGCTTGAAGGCGAACTTGGAAAAAGCCAAAAACAAGGGGCCAGGGGGTGGCCCGGGCTTCAACATTAAGTACACCGTGGCGTTCGAATCCTCCCAGGGCACCTACGATCGACTGGCCCAGGCCTTCACCGGAAACGCTTTCAAAACCGAAGATATCATGAAAGCCCAGCTGGGCGTCCAGTCCGATTCACAGAAGATTCTCCAGGACATTGCTCGCGGGATTGACCGGCTCGCCAAGAGGAGTAATTCGGCGGTGGTAGAATAG